One region of Paucibacter aquatile genomic DNA includes:
- a CDS encoding response regulator, with the protein MRITLPLAVLAVLVLALVLAFADAVSRGREAALERARQDAIQRAAALARAAEQDWIDRPDHVASDLSVESAEPRIAQLALVDASGMVRLAHRLAWQDRPASQTLPGFDVVRFQRVVDSRRPDLAVSADGLRVSVMQPFASGRDANQLRDLGRGVIWLEYQLSHEYAHMKYQAMRRFWPQLGVSVGLMLLLAWLLHRRVIQPLARLEEAALQFSESGDIKQPVPEVGSREVMRLAQSFNTMTERIREARQELEDGRARLAAIFNTAMDAIITVDAEHRITLCNAAAARLFRCEEHELIGLAIDELLPERFRAGHGAQMDAFAISGQSARAMGRLTVVYGRRFDGQEFPADASISHMSVKGERLFTVILRDVTERQRAEDEIRAFNTELEGLVAQRTARLQETAAALEAEQSRLRLASQELEAIFETASVGIVLVSERRMLRCNRRFEEVFAWEPGELIGQSTRALYASEDDFEHSGREVYQALAADSLHHYEIQMVRKDGQLFWARIAGKRFSLGDGREGVLAIFEDVSAEHASAEALRQAKEQAELANSAKSTFLANMSHEIRTPMNAIIGMTHLVLKTELDSKQRDYLGKIQLSSHHLLGILNDILDYSKIEANKLNLERIEFQLSAVLSNFANLIAEKAANKGLELIFDVARDVPDQLVGDPLRLGQVLINYGNNAVKFTARGEVAVQVRKLRESSDEVLLRFEVRDTGIGMTPAQIGGLFQSFQQADSSISRQFGGTGLGLAIVRKLVDMMGGEVGVESEPGQGSTFWFTTVLGKGQQALPLEASPVDLQGRRVLVVDDNDSARTVLREVLDGFGLQVDAVASGGEALAAVAAAEDQAQPYEVVMLDWQMPGLDGLETGRRMRAEQRGRAPHLMLVTGFGREEVLQQARKERFDAVIVKPINASVLLDNLMLLLSGGERKSVERSAGWSESPAAARLAELRGARVLLVDDNEINLQIAAELLREAGLEVDCCDDGEQALQALQAQTYALVLMDMNMPRLDGPEATRALRAMPGLADLPVVAMTANVMAADRQTCLDAGMNDFLAKPVEPDLLYQMVARWIQPAGRGTAQLQPHDALPQQRLAEPDPLDLQALRAVHGLQAALGLSRTGQKLALYQSLLAKFVQGQGKAPAEIRRQLQAADGQAARMLAHTLKGVAGNLGAVDVQQRAELLEHALRQREEVDLSRDVELQALLLALEKGMEQLLEGLQAAMPNLRASASAPVTQSTDGPGLSQGQLHELRAHGPVLLQQLQDGDPEALALLAEYDTLWQAALGAGFEVFARELRQFNFDRVAPILQALLQRYGLLGGRAGAPAA; encoded by the coding sequence TTGCGTATCACGCTGCCGCTGGCGGTGCTGGCGGTCTTGGTGCTGGCGCTGGTGCTGGCCTTCGCCGACGCGGTCTCGCGCGGGCGCGAAGCCGCGCTGGAGCGGGCTCGGCAGGATGCCATCCAGCGGGCCGCGGCTTTGGCCCGTGCGGCTGAACAAGACTGGATCGATCGACCCGACCATGTGGCCTCCGATCTGTCGGTGGAGTCGGCAGAGCCGCGCATCGCGCAGTTGGCTCTGGTCGATGCCTCCGGCATGGTTCGCCTGGCTCATCGTCTGGCTTGGCAAGACCGGCCAGCCAGCCAAACCTTGCCCGGCTTTGACGTCGTTCGCTTTCAGCGCGTGGTGGACAGCCGTCGGCCTGATCTGGCGGTGTCGGCGGATGGTTTGCGGGTGTCGGTCATGCAGCCCTTTGCTTCGGGGCGTGACGCGAACCAGTTGCGCGATCTCGGCCGTGGCGTGATCTGGCTGGAGTATCAGCTCAGCCATGAGTACGCCCACATGAAGTACCAGGCCATGCGGCGCTTCTGGCCGCAGCTGGGCGTGTCGGTCGGCTTGATGCTGCTGTTGGCCTGGCTCTTGCACCGACGTGTGATTCAGCCTTTGGCGCGCCTGGAAGAGGCGGCATTGCAGTTTTCGGAGAGTGGTGACATCAAACAGCCAGTGCCGGAAGTTGGCTCGCGCGAGGTCATGCGTCTGGCTCAGAGTTTCAACACCATGACCGAGCGCATCCGCGAGGCGCGACAGGAACTGGAAGACGGTCGTGCTCGCCTTGCAGCCATCTTCAACACGGCCATGGATGCCATCATCACAGTGGACGCCGAGCATCGCATCACCTTGTGCAATGCGGCTGCTGCACGGCTGTTTCGCTGCGAGGAGCATGAGCTGATCGGTCTCGCGATTGATGAGCTCTTGCCAGAGCGGTTCCGTGCGGGCCACGGCGCGCAGATGGATGCCTTTGCCATCAGTGGCCAGAGTGCGCGAGCGATGGGTCGATTGACGGTGGTCTACGGCCGGCGATTCGATGGCCAGGAGTTCCCGGCGGACGCTTCGATCTCTCACATGAGCGTCAAGGGCGAGCGGCTGTTCACGGTCATCTTGCGTGATGTCACCGAGCGGCAGCGTGCCGAAGATGAGATTCGCGCGTTCAACACCGAGCTGGAAGGCCTGGTCGCGCAGCGCACGGCCCGGTTGCAAGAGACTGCAGCCGCGCTGGAGGCCGAGCAGAGCCGGCTGCGCCTGGCATCGCAAGAGCTGGAGGCTATTTTCGAAACCGCCTCGGTCGGCATCGTGCTGGTCAGCGAGCGCCGCATGCTTCGCTGCAACCGGCGTTTTGAGGAGGTCTTCGCATGGGAGCCGGGCGAACTGATCGGTCAGTCCACACGCGCGCTCTATGCCAGCGAGGACGATTTTGAACACAGTGGTCGCGAGGTCTATCAGGCCCTGGCCGCGGACAGCTTGCATCACTACGAGATACAGATGGTGCGCAAGGACGGGCAGCTGTTCTGGGCTCGCATCGCCGGCAAGCGCTTCAGTCTGGGTGATGGCCGTGAGGGCGTGCTGGCCATCTTCGAAGATGTCAGCGCCGAACATGCCAGTGCCGAGGCCCTGCGTCAGGCCAAGGAGCAAGCCGAGTTGGCCAACAGCGCCAAGAGCACTTTCCTGGCCAATATGAGCCACGAAATCCGCACGCCGATGAATGCCATCATCGGCATGACCCATCTGGTGCTCAAGACCGAGCTGGACAGCAAGCAGCGAGACTATCTGGGCAAGATCCAGTTGTCGTCCCATCACTTGCTGGGCATCCTCAATGACATCCTCGATTACTCCAAGATCGAGGCCAACAAGCTCAACCTGGAGCGCATCGAGTTCCAGCTCAGCGCGGTGCTCAGCAACTTTGCCAACCTGATCGCCGAGAAGGCGGCGAACAAGGGGCTGGAGCTGATCTTCGATGTCGCCCGCGACGTGCCCGATCAGCTGGTCGGCGACCCCTTGCGCCTGGGTCAGGTGCTGATCAATTACGGCAACAACGCCGTCAAGTTCACGGCGCGGGGCGAGGTGGCCGTGCAGGTGCGCAAGTTGCGCGAGAGCAGTGATGAGGTGTTGCTGAGGTTCGAGGTTCGCGACACCGGAATTGGCATGACCCCGGCGCAGATCGGAGGCTTGTTCCAGAGCTTCCAGCAGGCCGACAGTTCGATCAGTCGGCAGTTCGGAGGTACCGGTCTGGGCCTGGCCATCGTGCGCAAGCTGGTAGACATGATGGGCGGCGAGGTCGGCGTTGAGAGTGAACCCGGCCAGGGCTCAACTTTCTGGTTCACCACGGTGCTGGGCAAGGGCCAGCAAGCCTTGCCGCTGGAGGCCTCGCCCGTCGATCTGCAGGGGCGGCGCGTTCTGGTGGTGGATGACAACGACAGTGCCCGCACGGTGCTTCGAGAGGTCTTGGATGGTTTTGGTCTGCAGGTGGACGCCGTAGCCAGCGGTGGCGAGGCCTTGGCGGCAGTGGCGGCGGCCGAAGACCAGGCGCAGCCGTACGAAGTGGTCATGCTGGACTGGCAGATGCCCGGGCTCGATGGCCTGGAGACCGGGCGCCGCATGCGGGCCGAGCAGCGCGGCAGGGCGCCGCATCTGATGCTGGTCACCGGCTTTGGCCGCGAGGAGGTGTTGCAGCAGGCGCGCAAGGAGCGCTTCGATGCCGTGATCGTCAAGCCCATCAATGCATCGGTGCTGCTCGACAACCTGATGTTGCTGCTCAGTGGTGGCGAGCGCAAATCGGTCGAGCGCAGTGCGGGCTGGAGCGAAAGCCCGGCGGCAGCCCGCCTGGCTGAGCTGCGCGGCGCGCGGGTGCTGCTGGTGGATGACAACGAAATCAATCTTCAGATTGCTGCCGAGCTGTTGCGCGAGGCTGGCCTGGAGGTCGATTGCTGCGACGATGGTGAGCAGGCCTTGCAGGCGCTTCAAGCCCAGACCTATGCACTGGTGTTGATGGACATGAACATGCCGCGCCTGGATGGGCCCGAGGCCACGCGGGCGCTGCGCGCCATGCCAGGCCTGGCCGATCTGCCCGTGGTGGCGATGACGGCCAACGTCATGGCTGCGGACCGTCAGACCTGCCTCGACGCGGGCATGAATGATTTTCTGGCCAAGCCGGTCGAGCCGGATCTGCTGTACCAAATGGTGGCCCGCTGGATTCAGCCGGCCGGGCGCGGAACCGCCCAATTGCAGCCCCATGACGCGCTGCCGCAGCAGCGGCTGGCAGAGCCGGATCCGCTTGATCTGCAGGCCTTGCGCGCCGTGCATGGCTTGCAGGCCGCCTTGGGCTTGAGCCGCACGGGTCAGAAGCTGGCGCTGTACCAATCGCTGCTGGCGAAGTTTGTGCAAGGGCAGGGCAAGGCGCCGGCCGAGATCCGGCGGCAGCTGCAGGCCGCCGACGGCCAGGCGGCGCGCATGCTGGCCCACACCCTCAAGGGCGTGGCCGGCAACTTGGGCGCGGTCGACGTACAGCAGCGTGCCGAGCTGTTGGAGCATGCGCTGCGCCAACGCGAGGAGGTGGACCTGTCCCGTGACGTTGAGCTGCAAGCCCTGTTGCTCGCTCTGGAGAAGGGCATGGAGCAACTCCTGGAGGGTTTGCAGGCGGCCATGCCCAATCTGCGGGCGAGCGCCAGTGCGCCTGTGACGCAGAGCACCGACGGGCCGGGCCTGAGCCAAGGCCAGTTGCATGAGCTGCGGGCCCACGGCCCCGTGTTGCTGCAACAGTTGCAGGATGGTGACCCAGAGGCGCTGGCCTTGCTGGCCGAATACGACACTTTGTGGCAGGCGGCTCTAGGCGCTGGCTTCGAGGTTTTCGCGCGCGAATTGCGGCAGTTCAACTTCGATCGGGTGGCGCCCATCTTGCAAGCGCTGTTGCAGCGGTATGGCCTGCTTGGTGGCAGAGCGGGTGCCCCCGCTGCTTGA